Proteins found in one Anaeromyxobacter sp. genomic segment:
- a CDS encoding PhoD-like phosphatase N-terminal domain-containing protein, with protein sequence MSRSPGPRLALAALLLTTALAACSKDDPPPTTVTFGHGVASGDPLADRVILWTHVAPSRQEPVTLEWQVATSAAFTTLAASGAATTSAAADYTAKVDVTGLAAGTTYWYRFRHGDQVSP encoded by the coding sequence ATGAGCCGCTCCCCAGGCCCACGCCTCGCCCTCGCCGCCCTCCTGCTCACCACGGCCCTGGCCGCCTGCTCCAAGGACGACCCGCCGCCCACCACGGTCACCTTCGGCCACGGGGTGGCCAGCGGGGATCCGCTGGCCGACCGGGTCATCCTCTGGACGCACGTCGCCCCGTCGCGCCAGGAGCCGGTGACCCTCGAGTGGCAGGTGGCCACCAGCGCCGCCTTCACCACCCTGGCCGCCTCCGGCGCCGCCACCACCTCCGCCGCCGCCGACTACACCGCGAAGGTGGACGTCACCGGCCTGGCCGCCGGCACCACCTACTGGTACCGCTTCCGCCACGGCGACCAGGTCTCCCCG